Proteins encoded by one window of Haliotis asinina isolate JCU_RB_2024 chromosome 6, JCU_Hal_asi_v2, whole genome shotgun sequence:
- the LOC137286796 gene encoding uncharacterized protein, translating into MLLVAATLVLSLTGGSAHPRARLIPLSNIPIPRDREPSAQLFPLSFIKVDKPRAELFPLSNIEVKKPMAQLFPLSFIPVRPKAELFPLSHIEVKKPEAALIPLSNIPVRPRAELFPLSHIEVKKPEAALIPLSNIPVGPRPELIPLSNIPVGPRPELIPLSNIPVRPRAELFPLSHIEVKKPKAALIPLSNIPVGPRAELTPLSNIPVRPRAELFPLSHIEVKKPKAALIPLSNIPVGPRAELTPLSNIPVRPRAELFPLSHIEVKKPKAALIPLSNIPVGPRAELTPLSNIPVRPRAELFPLSHIEVKKPEAALIPLSNIPVNKPEAVFIPSHAIKVTKHTKAELNPLNNNEVKKDRATLF; encoded by the exons ATGTTGCTCGTCGCCGCAACACTGGTACTCTCCCTCACCGGGG GATCCGCTCATCCCCGGGCTAGACTGATTCCATTGTCAAACATCCCTATCCCGAGGGACCGTGAACCCTCGGCTCAGCTCTTTCCGCTGAGTTTCATCAAGGTTGATAAACCGAGAGCCGAGCTGTTTCCACTATCAAACATTGAGGTCAAGAAACCAATGGCTCAGCTGTTTCCATTGTCCTTTATTCCTGTTCGTCCAAAGGCTGAACTGTTTCCGCTGTCACACATTGAGGTTAAGAAACCGGAAGCTGCCCTGATCCCTCTGTCAAACATTCCTGTTCGTCCGAGGGCTGAACTGTTTCCGCTGTCACACATCGAGGTTAAGAAACCGGAAGCTGCCCTGATCCCTCTGTCTAACATTCCTGTTGGTCCCAGACCTGAACTGATTCCGCTGTCAAACATTCCTGTTGGTCCCAGACCTGAACTGATTCCGCTGTCAAACATCCCTGTTCGTCCGAGGGCTGAACTGTTCCCGCTGTCACACATCGAGGTAAAGAAACCGAAAGCTGCCCTGATCCCTCTGTCAAACATTCCTGTTGGTCCTAGAGCTGAGCTGACACCTTTGTCAAACATCCCTGTTCGTCCGAGGGCTGAACTGTTCCCGCTGTCGCACATCGAGGTAAAGAAACCGAAAGCTGCCCTGATCCCTCTGTCAAACATTCCTGTTGGTCCTAGAGCTGAGCTGACACCTTTGTCAAACATCCCTGTTCGTCCGAGGGCTGAACTGTTCCCGCTGTCGCACATCGAGGTAAAGAAACCGAAAGCTGCCCTGATCCCTCTGTCAAACATTCCTGTTGGTCCTAGAGCTGAGCTGACACCTTTGTCAAACATCCCTGTTCGTCCGAGGGCTGAACTGTTCCCGCTGTCGCACATCGAGGTAAAGAAACCGGAAGCTGCTTTGATCCCTCTGTCAAACATTCCGGTCAACAAACCAGAGGCAGTTTTTATCCCCAGCCATGCCATCAAGGTCACGAAACACACGAAAGCCGAGCTGAATCCTCTGAACAACAATGAGGTGAAAAAGGACAGGGCTACCCTGTTTTAG